A genome region from Sporosarcina sp. ANT_H38 includes the following:
- a CDS encoding glycosyltransferase family 4 protein, with protein MKVLFICMFPVEANNSAMMRNLALVNGLLSNKCEVDFVTITASENVQAVNKNEKLDGFNIIKLKGNDLYNTVTSVKNGGKSVFKSLAISILRKVYHKVTIYDHTLKIAQQIDINRLNQKEYDLVISSSDPKTSHIAAINLMNQGLKYKKWIQYWGDPMAMDITNRSIYPNLYLRSIERKLLKDADQIIYVSPCTYEAQKQTFPELAEKMSFVPIPYREQRIYPETKNAKFLIGYFGAYMKISRNLEPLYTTCDHLRQNIDLIIMGESDCEFAEKENITVYPRGNISEYEAKADLLVCVLNKVGTQIPGKIYHYAATNKPILIILDGENKETIRTYLEPYNRYIFCENNKEDIERIIKEIIEHPVQYNPCKAFDSRMIAERILEL; from the coding sequence ATGAAAGTACTATTCATTTGTATGTTTCCTGTTGAAGCAAATAATTCGGCCATGATGAGAAATCTAGCATTGGTAAATGGATTATTATCTAATAAGTGTGAAGTAGATTTTGTAACGATCACTGCGAGTGAAAATGTGCAGGCTGTTAATAAAAATGAAAAATTAGATGGATTTAATATTATTAAGTTAAAGGGAAATGATTTATATAATACGGTTACGTCTGTAAAAAATGGTGGGAAGAGTGTATTCAAAAGTCTAGCAATTTCAATTTTACGTAAAGTGTATCATAAAGTAACGATCTATGATCACACATTAAAAATTGCTCAACAAATTGATATAAATAGATTGAATCAAAAAGAATATGATTTGGTAATATCTTCATCTGACCCTAAAACTTCTCATATTGCAGCAATTAATTTGATGAACCAAGGTTTAAAATATAAAAAGTGGATTCAGTATTGGGGAGACCCAATGGCGATGGATATAACGAACCGTAGCATATATCCTAATTTATATTTGCGCAGTATTGAGCGGAAGTTATTGAAAGATGCAGATCAGATTATCTATGTATCCCCCTGCACATATGAAGCACAGAAACAGACATTCCCTGAGTTAGCTGAAAAAATGAGCTTTGTTCCAATTCCTTATAGAGAACAAAGAATCTATCCAGAAACTAAGAATGCGAAATTTCTAATTGGTTATTTTGGAGCATATATGAAAATATCTAGAAATCTAGAACCACTTTATACTACATGTGATCATTTGCGACAAAATATAGATTTAATCATCATGGGAGAATCTGATTGTGAATTTGCTGAAAAAGAAAATATCACTGTATATCCAAGAGGTAATATTTCAGAATATGAAGCAAAAGCAGATCTCCTAGTATGTGTATTAAATAAGGTTGGAACACAAATACCAGGGAAGATTTATCACTATGCTGCGACAAATAAGCCCATACTGATTATACTTGATGGTGAAAATAAAGAAACAATTAGAACTTACTTAGAACCATATAATAGATACATTTTTTGTGAGAATAACAAAGAAGATATTGAGCGAATCATAAAAGAAATCATTGAGCACCCAGTTCAATACAATCCGTGCAAAGCTTTTGATTCCAGAATGATTGCTGAACGAATTTTAGAATTATAA
- a CDS encoding glycosyltransferase family 4 protein gives MIGIIYIGSINRCPYLKNYTNCLDELAIDYEIISWDRSENTQAEVVESNAQAHHVFKHPSKEQRSPIYKIADFYRFRKYAKKIIHNKNYEKLVVLTTMSGVVILKELCNQYKNKYIFDYRDASFEFFKPFKSILKKIVINSSFTSISSKGFLEVLPEYDNYVMAHNCSSFETLTSNNQIGNSKVVVGYIGGLRESDYMKSLMDIFGNDNRFEFIAHGGGENLQELKDYSAGMNNVIFTGEYSETQKKDLIKGLHLICYNYPESFINNLALANKFYDGLLYRKPFLGNINTYSGKLIKSNDVGISLDLKDKEYKNKLYDYYINHNPQAFEKRCDLLLSEIKDENKVYQKNIKDFFMNEI, from the coding sequence ATGATTGGGATAATTTATATTGGTTCAATTAACCGTTGTCCATATTTGAAAAATTATACAAACTGTCTAGATGAACTAGCCATTGATTATGAAATCATATCATGGGATAGATCTGAGAATACTCAAGCAGAAGTAGTAGAGTCGAATGCTCAAGCGCATCATGTGTTTAAGCATCCTTCAAAAGAACAACGATCACCGATTTATAAAATTGCTGACTTCTATCGTTTTAGAAAATATGCAAAAAAAATTATTCATAATAAGAACTATGAAAAGTTAGTTGTTTTAACGACGATGTCAGGGGTCGTGATTTTAAAAGAGCTTTGTAATCAATATAAAAATAAATACATTTTTGATTATAGAGATGCAAGTTTTGAATTTTTCAAACCCTTTAAATCAATTTTAAAGAAAATAGTTATTAATTCGTCTTTCACGAGCATATCGTCTAAGGGATTTCTTGAAGTTCTACCGGAATATGATAATTATGTTATGGCCCATAACTGTTCAAGTTTTGAAACGCTAACAAGCAATAACCAGATTGGAAATTCAAAGGTAGTTGTGGGGTATATAGGCGGTCTAAGAGAGTCAGATTATATGAAGTCCTTAATGGATATTTTCGGGAATGATAACCGATTTGAATTTATTGCCCATGGTGGGGGTGAAAATCTTCAAGAATTAAAGGATTACTCGGCTGGCATGAATAATGTTATTTTTACGGGCGAGTATTCAGAAACTCAGAAAAAAGACTTGATAAAAGGGCTACATCTTATTTGCTATAATTACCCGGAGTCCTTCATTAACAATCTAGCTTTAGCAAATAAATTTTATGATGGCTTATTGTATAGAAAGCCATTTCTTGGAAACATAAATACGTATTCGGGTAAATTAATAAAAAGTAATGATGTGGGTATAAGTTTAGATCTTAAAGATAAAGAATACAAAAACAAACTATATGATTATTACATAAATCACAATCCACAAGCATTTGAAAAGAGGTGCGATTTATTACTATCGGAAATCAAGGACGAGAATAAGGTTTATCAGAAGAATATTAAAGACTTTTTTATGAATGAAATCTAA
- a CDS encoding glycosyltransferase family 4 protein translates to MKKIITINHYGVTPDMPGPTKNYEMSKFFADNYNCKSEFWICGYSHYIGKMDKSLGKLKLQSEKQLNNFSIVKIKSTPYKKSSLMRQLNITVFDLITAIKILFSKNIDYIIITIPPVTIFSVIAAKIRKIKLVADVEDLWPLFLEDMGMKNKLVIKYMNFAADYLYNSADGIAAVSEGMLTYVKEKVDSKPMWISPLGVNTESYFNKALDDSLIENKEWKNDFKIMYLGVHGKANNLSAVLNTVKDFNDKSQNNITDKKVSFIFIGDGEQKANLIELTKQLGLSNVYFENPVPGDLVPDYLVHADICLTNLMKIESFKLVRPNKLFQYMALGKPIVSGIWGEFQDIIEEVGSGVYVDFNHHEEASLKLHELISNDDLLKSMGDKGMEYIENHGDRKKIFTDFYNHLVEDL, encoded by the coding sequence ATGAAAAAAATTATTACTATTAATCATTATGGAGTAACACCTGATATGCCAGGTCCCACAAAAAACTATGAGATGTCAAAGTTTTTTGCTGATAATTATAACTGTAAATCAGAGTTTTGGATTTGTGGATATAGTCATTACATAGGAAAGATGGATAAGAGTCTAGGTAAACTTAAACTTCAATCTGAAAAACAACTAAATAATTTCTCTATAGTCAAAATAAAAAGTACTCCATACAAAAAAAGTTCTTTGATGAGACAATTAAATATAACAGTGTTTGATTTAATAACAGCTATTAAAATTTTATTCTCTAAAAATATAGATTATATTATCATTACTATCCCGCCTGTTACGATTTTTAGTGTTATAGCTGCAAAGATTAGAAAGATAAAATTAGTCGCTGATGTAGAAGATCTTTGGCCTTTATTTTTAGAAGATATGGGCATGAAAAATAAACTAGTAATTAAGTATATGAATTTTGCGGCAGATTACCTCTATAACTCCGCTGATGGCATTGCGGCTGTATCTGAAGGAATGCTAACCTATGTTAAAGAAAAGGTCGATTCAAAGCCAATGTGGATATCTCCATTGGGTGTAAATACTGAAAGTTATTTTAACAAAGCACTGGATGATTCATTAATTGAGAATAAAGAGTGGAAGAATGATTTTAAGATTATGTATTTAGGAGTACATGGCAAAGCAAACAACTTAAGCGCTGTATTAAATACGGTTAAAGATTTTAATGACAAAAGCCAAAACAATATAACGGACAAAAAAGTTTCATTTATCTTCATTGGTGACGGCGAACAAAAAGCAAATTTAATTGAGTTAACTAAACAATTAGGTTTGAGCAATGTTTATTTTGAAAATCCTGTTCCAGGAGATCTTGTTCCTGATTACTTGGTACATGCCGATATATGTTTAACTAATTTAATGAAAATAGAGAGTTTTAAACTTGTAAGACCTAATAAGTTGTTTCAATATATGGCTCTAGGAAAACCAATTGTTTCAGGAATCTGGGGAGAATTTCAGGATATTATAGAGGAGGTAGGATCCGGTGTATATGTAGATTTTAATCATCATGAAGAAGCAAGTTTAAAATTACATGAATTGATTTCTAACGATGACTTATTGAAAAGCATGGGAGATAAAGGAATGGAGTATATCGAAAATCATGGTGACAGGAAAAAAATATTCACAGATTTCTATAACCATTTAGTTGAGGATCTTTGA
- a CDS encoding GNAT family N-acetyltransferase, with amino-acid sequence MGGNVENNVEFYDLKWDAEFFGITCAKVILNKPLNPHEWEELKTKFNEYQFLSIVNNNSEPVNAQIIGKDTSAFLADVNIQFMKKVEDSHEVPVNITVHRALERNNQVIEMADFKFSKFTEDPELAMRGGDKLYRQWLINSFDNQDKFFALSNDEHGRINGFLLHSYSDNACIIELIAVSKTVTKSGLGTSLFKALEYTAYQRGINEIRVGTQVRNMGAINFYHKVGCKQVGCHQVYHLWKGNV; translated from the coding sequence ATGGGAGGAAATGTAGAAAACAATGTGGAGTTTTATGACTTGAAATGGGATGCAGAGTTTTTTGGTATTACTTGTGCCAAAGTCATTCTGAATAAACCGCTAAATCCACATGAATGGGAAGAGTTGAAAACTAAGTTTAATGAATATCAGTTTTTATCTATTGTAAATAATAATTCAGAGCCTGTTAATGCACAGATAATCGGCAAGGATACTTCAGCGTTTTTAGCAGACGTGAACATCCAGTTCATGAAAAAAGTAGAAGATTCACATGAGGTACCCGTGAATATAACAGTTCATCGTGCACTAGAAAGAAACAATCAGGTCATTGAAATGGCAGATTTTAAATTTTCGAAGTTTACAGAGGATCCTGAATTAGCTATGCGTGGAGGAGACAAACTTTATCGTCAGTGGCTAATAAATTCATTTGATAATCAGGATAAGTTTTTTGCGTTATCTAATGATGAACATGGTAGAATTAATGGTTTTCTATTACATTCGTATTCGGATAATGCTTGTATAATCGAGCTTATTGCTGTATCGAAAACCGTCACTAAAAGTGGTCTTGGTACCAGCTTATTCAAAGCATTAGAATATACAGCATATCAACGTGGCATAAATGAAATTAGAGTTGGTACCCAAGTTAGAAATATGGGTGCAATTAACTTTTATCATAAAGTTGGATGTAAACAGGTTGGCTGCCATCAAGTTTACCATTTATGGAAGGGAAATGTTTAA